The Phycisphaerae bacterium genome includes a region encoding these proteins:
- a CDS encoding HlyD family efflux transporter periplasmic adaptor subunit, which translates to MRKLIGPLVLAVLLVIAYFMVKNFVRVPISAIKPEFDVVRRGDLIVPITASGNIRPASVTNIKSEASGEVIELPFDLDQYVRKGDLVVRLDETDEQRNVARATAEYQRAVIAYEQAKIRKDLNEKVGVDLAKAKLEQAEAQEDLAKLENDRQERLKATDITGQYEAAMVRAKYKQAQAATLAAKAQLSEAQLNVKMAEKEVAAADEMQKAAQRAKEEAEERLKETKVLSPLDGVVVARHVQIGELVQSGRTSLTGGTVLLEIADVSEVYAVVNVDEADIGQVRQLFTETNPRVNPAATQLATLPEGTIETGQKVDLTVETYPADEGFYGVIERISPQSEMSRAIATFKVWIRVTSPNRDKLKKVLNAQVQANFTARSVANALLVNYEAMKPDPSGQGYGVYVPEKVPGTNDEKPKFVPCEFGVDNRVDVEVKKGLEEGQRVYTKLPIKTEREKKRERQQSEE; encoded by the coding sequence ATGAGAAAACTGATAGGTCCTCTGGTTCTGGCCGTACTGCTGGTCATCGCCTACTTCATGGTCAAGAATTTTGTGCGGGTTCCGATATCCGCGATCAAGCCCGAGTTTGACGTTGTCCGGCGGGGAGACCTGATCGTTCCGATCACCGCCAGCGGCAACATCCGCCCGGCGAGCGTCACCAACATCAAGAGCGAGGCCAGCGGGGAGGTTATCGAATTGCCGTTCGATCTCGATCAGTACGTGCGGAAGGGAGACTTGGTGGTTCGGCTTGACGAAACCGACGAGCAAAGAAACGTCGCCCGCGCAACTGCCGAGTATCAGCGTGCGGTCATCGCCTATGAACAGGCAAAGATACGCAAGGACCTGAACGAGAAGGTGGGGGTGGATCTGGCGAAGGCCAAGCTCGAGCAGGCGGAGGCCCAGGAGGACTTGGCGAAGCTCGAGAACGACCGTCAGGAACGACTGAAGGCCACGGACATCACCGGCCAATACGAGGCCGCGATGGTCAGGGCCAAGTACAAGCAAGCGCAGGCAGCCACGCTGGCGGCGAAGGCACAACTAAGCGAGGCCCAACTCAACGTGAAGATGGCTGAGAAGGAGGTGGCAGCAGCCGACGAGATGCAGAAAGCGGCGCAACGTGCCAAGGAAGAAGCCGAGGAACGTCTGAAGGAGACGAAGGTCTTGTCGCCGCTGGACGGCGTGGTCGTCGCCCGGCACGTTCAGATAGGCGAACTGGTTCAGAGCGGCAGGACCTCGCTGACCGGCGGAACCGTTCTTCTGGAAATCGCCGACGTCAGCGAAGTTTATGCGGTGGTGAACGTCGACGAGGCGGACATCGGCCAGGTCCGCCAGTTGTTCACGGAGACGAACCCCAGAGTGAACCCCGCGGCCACTCAGTTGGCGACTTTGCCGGAGGGTACCATCGAGACCGGGCAGAAGGTCGACCTGACTGTGGAAACCTACCCGGCCGATGAGGGGTTTTACGGCGTGATCGAGCGGATCTCGCCGCAGTCGGAAATGAGCCGGGCCATCGCGACCTTCAAGGTCTGGATTCGGGTCACCAGCCCCAACCGTGACAAACTGAAGAAGGTGTTGAACGCCCAAGTGCAGGCCAACTTCACCGCGAGGTCGGTCGCTAATGCCTTGCTGGTCAACTACGAGGCCATGAAGCCTGACCCGAGCGGCCAAGGATACGGCGTGTACGTTCCCGAGAAAGTGCCCGGCACCAACGACGAGAAGCCGAAGTTCGTGCCTTGCGAGTTCGGGGTGGACAACCGCGTTGACGTCGAAGTCAAGAAAGGCCTCGAGGAAGGCCAGCGGGTATACACGAAGTTGCCAATCAAGACCGAGCGAGAGAAGAAGCGGGAGCGGCAGCAGTCTGAAGAATAG
- the dapB gene encoding 4-hydroxy-tetrahydrodipicolinate reductase, which yields MIGVAITGAAGKMGLRVVALAQDLKDVEVEAALEMTGHPAIGRDIGELAGLGKTGLPLQDRTDTEFDVLIDFSRPAGTMHWLDYCLVKKRAIVIGTTGHTPEQNNAIEEAAKTIPVLKASNMSVGMNLLFKLVGQVASILGDDYDIEIVESHHRFKADAPSGTALSLRDSIVKATGRDADKDVIYGRKGDTGRRPPRQIGMHALRVGDTVGEHEVHFGNLGETVRISHSAHTRDTFARGALRAAVWLAGKPAGRYDMMDVLGLK from the coding sequence ATGATTGGCGTGGCGATTACCGGCGCGGCCGGCAAGATGGGATTGCGGGTTGTTGCGCTGGCTCAGGACCTTAAGGATGTCGAGGTCGAGGCGGCACTGGAAATGACCGGACACCCCGCGATAGGCAGGGACATCGGCGAACTGGCCGGTCTGGGCAAGACCGGCTTGCCGCTCCAGGACCGGACCGACACCGAGTTCGACGTGCTGATCGACTTTTCACGCCCGGCCGGGACGATGCACTGGCTCGATTACTGCTTGGTGAAGAAGCGGGCAATCGTGATCGGCACTACCGGCCACACACCCGAGCAGAACAACGCAATCGAGGAAGCGGCTAAGACTATCCCCGTCCTCAAGGCCTCGAACATGAGCGTGGGCATGAACCTGCTGTTCAAGCTCGTCGGCCAGGTGGCCTCGATCCTCGGCGACGACTACGACATCGAAATCGTCGAGTCTCACCACCGCTTCAAGGCTGATGCTCCGAGCGGGACGGCGTTGTCACTCCGCGATTCGATCGTCAAGGCCACCGGCCGCGACGCCGACAAAGACGTCATCTACGGCCGTAAGGGCGACACCGGCCGGCGCCCGCCGCGTCAGATCGGCATGCACGCACTGCGCGTCGGCGATACCGTCGGCGAGCACGAAGTCCACTTCGGCAACCTCGGCGAGACCGTCCGCATCAGTCATTCGGCCCACACCCGCGACACCTTTGCCCGCGGAGCACTGCGAGCGGCTGTCTGGCTGGCCGGCAAACCGGCCGGGCGATACGACATGATGGATGTGTTGGGGCTCAAATAA
- a CDS encoding ABC transporter ATP-binding protein — MIRITNLTKFYQMGDSVVHALDGVDLSVEEGEFVSITGASGSGKSTMMHLIGCLDRPTTGEYVLAGQRVEKLSDRRLAGIRNKYIGFVFQTFNLINRTTAMDNVALPLVYARQGHARRLASAALERVGLGHRGGHKPSELSGGERQRVAIARALVNKPPLLLADEPTGNLDSKTGEQIMSLFHELHQQGVTIVLVTHEMAIAAQAQRVIRMKDGKIIEDRRVDEAFREQLLAERIAATTARLTEQSRRPPAAR; from the coding sequence ATGATCCGCATCACGAACCTGACGAAGTTCTACCAGATGGGCGACTCGGTGGTGCACGCGCTGGACGGCGTGGACCTGTCGGTCGAGGAGGGAGAGTTCGTCAGCATCACGGGCGCCTCCGGAAGCGGTAAGAGCACCATGATGCACCTGATCGGCTGTCTCGACCGCCCGACCACCGGAGAGTATGTTCTGGCCGGCCAGCGGGTGGAAAAGCTCAGTGACCGGCGTCTGGCCGGGATCCGCAACAAATACATCGGTTTCGTGTTTCAGACGTTCAATCTCATCAACCGAACGACGGCCATGGACAACGTCGCCCTTCCGCTGGTCTACGCCCGGCAGGGGCACGCCCGACGTCTTGCGTCCGCCGCGCTGGAGCGCGTCGGCTTGGGCCACAGAGGCGGGCACAAGCCCAGTGAGTTGTCCGGAGGCGAACGGCAGCGCGTGGCCATCGCTCGTGCCTTGGTCAACAAGCCGCCCCTGCTGCTGGCGGACGAGCCCACCGGCAACCTGGACTCCAAGACCGGGGAGCAGATCATGAGCCTGTTTCACGAACTGCACCAGCAGGGCGTGACCATTGTTCTGGTCACCCATGAGATGGCGATCGCGGCGCAGGCTCAGCGGGTCATCCGCATGAAAGACGGCAAGATCATCGAGGACCGCCGCGTGGACGAAGCTTTCCGGGAACAACTGCTTGCCGAACGCATCGCGGCGACCACGGCGCGACTGACCGAACAAAGCAGGAGGCCGCCGGCCGCACGATAG
- a CDS encoding ABC transporter permease has protein sequence MFALQIMIMALRGLQANLLRSLLATLGVIIGVGAVISAMSILEGAQRDMIERFESLGSETITVIPNVAKSGGRAVGMAETLVLEDADWIADPRNCPSIKAVAPEVSGFDVIKYFSRNSEVSILGTNEDYAPMFNYRVAQGRFLTRDDVASHQKVAVLGYQVALDLFGRAEAVGHTIRLKGASFRVIGVMEKKGNIGFRTVDSQVIIPITTAQSRLFGIKFINSISAQAVETKLVDQAIDEIKGELRRRHDIRFRSGQEDDFRVFSQEEQRRQIGEIVFLFQVVLYSIALISLVVGGIGIMNIMLVSVTERTREIGVRMAVGAQRSDILLQFLIEAGTVSLLGGAFGVGCGFAFNNLLEETTQIIETYTPARALVWALSMAIGIGILSGIYPAYKASRLDPVEALRYE, from the coding sequence ATGTTCGCACTGCAAATCATGATCATGGCTCTTCGCGGACTGCAGGCAAACCTGCTGCGCTCGCTGCTGGCCACGCTTGGAGTCATCATCGGCGTGGGGGCGGTCATCTCGGCGATGTCCATTCTGGAGGGCGCCCAGCGCGACATGATTGAGCGATTCGAGTCGCTGGGGAGTGAGACGATCACGGTCATTCCCAACGTGGCCAAGAGCGGCGGCCGGGCGGTGGGCATGGCCGAAACCCTTGTCCTCGAAGACGCCGACTGGATTGCCGATCCCCGCAACTGTCCCAGCATCAAAGCCGTGGCCCCGGAAGTATCGGGTTTCGACGTGATCAAGTACTTCAGTCGCAACAGCGAAGTATCGATCCTCGGAACGAATGAAGATTACGCCCCGATGTTCAACTACCGAGTCGCGCAAGGGCGGTTCCTGACCCGGGACGACGTCGCATCGCACCAGAAGGTCGCGGTGCTCGGTTATCAGGTCGCACTCGACTTGTTCGGCAGAGCGGAAGCCGTGGGACACACGATTCGGCTCAAAGGGGCGTCGTTCCGCGTCATCGGCGTCATGGAAAAGAAGGGCAACATCGGCTTTCGCACCGTGGACTCGCAGGTCATCATCCCCATCACCACCGCTCAGAGTCGGCTCTTCGGTATCAAGTTCATCAACTCGATCTCGGCCCAGGCCGTCGAGACCAAGCTGGTTGACCAGGCCATCGACGAGATCAAGGGCGAGCTTCGCCGTCGCCACGACATCCGCTTCCGCAGCGGTCAGGAGGACGACTTTCGGGTCTTCAGCCAGGAGGAGCAGCGGCGCCAGATCGGTGAGATCGTCTTCCTCTTTCAGGTGGTTCTCTACAGCATCGCCCTGATCAGCCTCGTGGTGGGCGGCATCGGGATCATGAACATCATGCTGGTCTCGGTCACGGAGCGCACTCGGGAGATCGGCGTGCGCATGGCCGTCGGAGCCCAGCGAAGCGACATTTTGCTGCAATTTCTCATCGAGGCCGGCACCGTGAGCCTGCTCGGCGGAGCGTTTGGCGTCGGTTGCGGCTTCGCGTTCAATAATCTCCTGGAGGAAACGACCCAGATCATCGAGACCTATACGCCCGCCCGGGCCCTGGTCTGGGCCTTGTCCATGGCCATCGGCATCGGCATTCTCAGCGGCATCTATCCGGCCTACAAGGCCTCGCGGCTGGATCCGGTGGAAGCGCTACGTTATGAGTAG